Within Oleidesulfovibrio alaskensis DSM 16109, the genomic segment AACAGCCAGTGCCGCTGCCGCCATGGAACTGTATTCGCGTCTCACAACCATGTCCGCTCAGGACTTCAGCTGGCTGAGGTCGCTTTACCGCTATCTGAACGCGCCCCTGCTGGAGCTTCACACGCTCAGCCGTACCGGCGCACAGGCCGGTTCGCCCCAGACGGCTCTGCAGACGGCAAAGCTGTATGCAGAGGCAGGCAGAGCGCTTCAGGCTGTGGCTCTGCTGCAAAAACACGCCGGTCAGAATGCCCTTATGGAACAGGGAAAAATTCTGTACAACGCCAGAAAGTTTGCCGATGCCCGCACAGCCCTGCAAAAAGTGACTGACCCCGACCTGCAGCAACAGGCCAGATTCTATCTTGCTCTTTGCGCATGGGAACAGCAGCAATGGAGTTCCGCGCGCAGCAGTCTGCAGCAGATCAGCAGACAGTCACCGTTTGCAGCACAGGCCCGTCCGTATCTGAACATTCTTGACGAGCTGGACAAAGCAAAAGAACTGCAGCCATCATCATAAACGCCGCTCTGCCGTGCTGCAGCAATGTCATGCGCAGCCATGCGCATGCTGCTCTGTTGTCTCCCTGCCCTCCCTATATCGCCTCTTCGCCGCGCCCCGGCCTGCGTACGGCAACGGCTGCCTTCTTGCCGCCGTTTCCGGCGCGGGCCGCTTTCCACAATCCTCCGGCACCATCTCCGCCCTGCAATCCGCTGCCGCAATCTGCCCCGTACCGGCGATTGCCGGCATGCGGCAAAACTTTATCAATGAAATAACAGCCGATTCATACATAATTACCGCTACAACAGTCATTCTGCTCACAACAGCGTCTTATCCGGATGCATCCAGACAGGCAGAGAGGTCCGCCATGCTCAACAAGCTTAGTATCCGTTCCATTATCCTGTTCACCGTGCTGCTGGGCCCAGTGGTGCTGACAGTGCTGCTGGCGGGACAACGCCTGAACGATATCAAAGAAAGTTCCAGACAGGCCATTCTGAGTCAGAGCCGTGCCATAGTACAGCTGGCGGAAGATACCCGTAATGAAATGGCGCACAAGCTCAATGACGGTATTCTGAAACCGCTGGACAGCTTGCCTGCGGACAAGGTGCTGAGCGCGGTACCTGTTGTGACAGCCATGCGCATTGCCCAGCAGAGTTCACAGAAAGCCAACTATACATTCCGCGCTCCCAAAATATCACCACGAAACCCCGCCAACGAACCGACTCCGGCAGAGCTGAAAGCGCTCAGCGCCATGAAGCGGGACAATCTCAATGAATACATTATCACGGAACCGGACAGGATTCTGTATTTCCGCCCTGTACGCCTGACAGAAGAATGCATGTACTGCCACGGCGAACCGAAAGGCACCCGCGACGTGACAGGCGGGATCAAGGAAGGCTGGAAAACAGGAGATATCCACGGCGCATTTGTCGTCATCAGCTCTCTGGACGAAGCCAACAGAGACATGGCGCGGGCGCGGATGAGCGTTGCAGGCTGGGCGGGCGGCGTTCTGGCCGTTATCCTCAGCATAACATGGCTTATGCTGAAGCGCAGGGTCATATCACCTCTCAACAACCTGCAGAGTATAACAGAAGAGATGGCACAGGGCCGCTTTGACAAAACGATCCGGTCCACAGCCAGAGATGAGTTCGCCATGCTTACAGAATCGCTGGGCAAAATGCAGTCTCGCGTGGCCATGACAGTACAGGGAGTCAAGGTCACGGCATCGCAGGTGGCGGACGGCAGCAGACACCTTTCCGAATCAAGCCGTTCCATGTCCGAAGGGGCGGTAAGTCAGGCGGCATCCATGGAAGAAATATCGTCTTCCATGGAAGAGATGGCCTCGAATATCAAGCAGAACGCCCAGAATGCCCGTGAAACCGAAACCATATCGTTGCAGGCGGCACAGCAGGCGGAACAGGGGGGCACAGCCGTGCTGCGCACGGTGGAAGCAATGAAAGAGATAGCACAAAAAATCACAGTGATTGAAGAGATAGCCCGGCAGACCAATCTGCTGGCACTTAACGCGGCCATAGAAGCTGCGCGCGCCGGTGAGCACGGCAAAGGCTTTGCCGTTGTGGCACAGGAAGTACGCAAGCTGGCAGAACGCTCCGGCAGCTCCGCTGCCGAAATCAACAGCCTGTCAGCATCCAGTCTGGAAGTGGCAGACTCCGCACTGGCCATGCTGCGCAAAATTACCCCCGATATCCAGAAGACATCGGGGCTGGTGCAGGAAATTGCTGCAGCCTGTGCGGAACAGAATATCGGCGCAGAGCAGATAAACAAGGCTATCCAGCAGCTGGACGCCGTGGTACAGCAGAATGCAGCCACTTCGGAACAGGTAGCCAGCACTTCCCGGCAACTGGCCGCCGGAGCTGACGAACTGCAACGGAATATCGACTTTTTTCAGGTAAGCGAACACAGCGCGGGCCATGGCAGCGACTCCGCGGCGCTCAGCCCCGTCAGGCAGGCAGGCCCGGGCAAAAAGCGCTCAGGCCGGAAAAATTCCGGCGGGCAGAAAAAACATGCAGCAGATGAATTTACCAAGTTCTGAACCGCAGGCGCGTGGCAACACTACCTGCCGGCGGCAACTGCACCAGCGTAAAAGGCGGCCTCATGGTCAGTCCCCGAAGAATACTGACGTTCATCCTGCTTATGGCAGCCGCGACAGCATGTTCCGCTGCGCCGCCTCAGGAATCATCCATGCTGCCGCAGTGTCCTGACCGTCCCAACTGCGTCAGTTCCCTGCAGCAGGGCACAAGCCACGCCGTGCCTCCCATGGCGTTGCACGGCACCACAGAAGCTGCAATGGAGACTGCGGAACAGATCCTGCGGCAGATGGGCGCGGCATCAGTCAGCAAAACAGAAAACGGAATCCATGCTGTCTTTCGCAGCAGAATTTTCGGCTTCAAAGACGACATGCATATTGTCGCTGATTCCTCGCAAGGACTTCTGCATATCAGGTCCGCTTCGCGAACCGGTTATTATGATTTCGGCGTCAACCGGCGGCGGGCACTGGATTTTGCCGCACGCTATGCCGACGCCACCCGCAGGCCCTGACCCTGAAACGCGGCTCAGTACCATATTCCACCCAACCGCCATCTGGGGCGCAGTATCTGCCGGACCGGCACCTGCACCGGCTGCGTGTACCGGACATAGAGCGGCACCTGTGCGCTGCCGCCCTGCGTGTGCAT encodes:
- a CDS encoding methyl-accepting chemotaxis protein; translation: MLNKLSIRSIILFTVLLGPVVLTVLLAGQRLNDIKESSRQAILSQSRAIVQLAEDTRNEMAHKLNDGILKPLDSLPADKVLSAVPVVTAMRIAQQSSQKANYTFRAPKISPRNPANEPTPAELKALSAMKRDNLNEYIITEPDRILYFRPVRLTEECMYCHGEPKGTRDVTGGIKEGWKTGDIHGAFVVISSLDEANRDMARARMSVAGWAGGVLAVILSITWLMLKRRVISPLNNLQSITEEMAQGRFDKTIRSTARDEFAMLTESLGKMQSRVAMTVQGVKVTASQVADGSRHLSESSRSMSEGAVSQAASMEEISSSMEEMASNIKQNAQNARETETISLQAAQQAEQGGTAVLRTVEAMKEIAQKITVIEEIARQTNLLALNAAIEAARAGEHGKGFAVVAQEVRKLAERSGSSAAEINSLSASSLEVADSALAMLRKITPDIQKTSGLVQEIAAACAEQNIGAEQINKAIQQLDAVVQQNAATSEQVASTSRQLAAGADELQRNIDFFQVSEHSAGHGSDSAALSPVRQAGPGKKRSGRKNSGGQKKHAADEFTKF
- a CDS encoding DUF1499 domain-containing protein, whose product is MVSPRRILTFILLMAAATACSAAPPQESSMLPQCPDRPNCVSSLQQGTSHAVPPMALHGTTEAAMETAEQILRQMGAASVSKTENGIHAVFRSRIFGFKDDMHIVADSSQGLLHIRSASRTGYYDFGVNRRRALDFAARYADATRRP